The nucleotide window tttcttcccgtagcggtgcttcgcctccttcaccgctttcctgacgctgtacgacgcagccttgtatggttccatgtccccggaagcaagccccgcgttataggtcgcggtgcgagatttcagagcgtcgcggatggttttatccacccacggcttctggttgggaaacgttctgacgatcgttttctgaatggtgtcgtccgttagtttcccaatgaaactcacaaccgcttccgcaaactcactgatgtttcgggaactactctggaacatgtcccagtctgcgtcctccagtgcgtcctgaagagcggccaccgattggtccgtccagcgtgccacctccctctgaaccggaacttcctgtttaagcctttgtttgtatttaggcatgaggaagatggcggcgtggtcggattttccaaatggtggacgagattgtgccctgtatccgtcctttattgtcgtgtagcaatggtccagtgtcctttcgcccctggtggggcaggtgatgtgctgatggaaattcggcgctgcgcgtttgaggctggcattattaaaatctcctgccacaatgagcgcagcgtcccggtgctgtgtttggtgctgtgtgagcgcctcctgcagttcgcctaaggcagtgtccgtgtccgctttcggcggaatgtaagcggcgctgatgatgaccgatgtaaACTCCtgaggaaggtaaaagggacgacacttgatggacaatagttccagattcagcgagcacgagtgtgtgaggggggcaATGGAATTGCACCAGttcctatttaccatcaaacacactccgcctccccgtATCTTCCCTgagtcgcgtgtcctgtccatgcggtggaccgagaagaagTCATGTGGAGGGACAGAAGGCAGCATTATGCCTACGGTGCTTTTGTATCCTACAGTGGGAGGGATGAACGCTGGGTGGTGGATGgagatttaatattttattatctttGGATTCTCTTCCTTCTTAGAGAATAAGAGAGAAAAGTTTCTTAAAAAGTTCCATTTCTCTCTTGATACTTAAAAACCAGTTTGATTTTTATGACCTATagctaataaataaacaaattttaaaaaataaaaaaattgtgagtTTCAAAAAATACCAATATACATAATTAGTGAATTCTGTAATTACAACATCTTTACATATATCTTTAAGTATTAGTTTAAGGGAGTGCACACTTATATTGCCAACGtagtacatgtttttttttcctcaacagAACTCTAGTGGTTAAAGGTCACATTTGTCTTTCCAGAACAAGGAAGTGAAGATGAAGCTGCCGTGGACTTTAGTTCAGGTACTTTATTCAACATTTGTAAACTCcatgttatgttacagtacaAACTAATATTCTGTAAACTGAAAGTAAGTTGCAGTGCTGCAGATTTTGATCGTGAGGATTATAAGGAGTTACAGTCAGATTAAGAAAATGGCTTCAAAATCTTTCTCAGAAGAGgatctctcctgtcctgtgtgctgtgAAATCTTCAAGGATCCTCTCGTCCTGTCCTGTAGTCACAGCGTCTGTAAAGTTTGTCTGCAGATGTTCTGGGAGAGTAAAGAATCTCGAGAATGTCCAGTCTGTATGAGAAGGAGCTCAAAAGAACGACCTCCTCTTAATCTTGCTTTAAAGAACCTGTGTGAGTCCTTCTCAGTAGAAAAGATCCAGAGATCTTCAGCAGGGTCTGAGGTTCTCTGCAGTCAACATGATGAGAAGCTCAAACTCTTCTGTCTGGAGGATCAGCAgcctgtgtgtttggtgtgtcggGATTcaaaaagtcataaaaaccacAACTTCAGTCCAATAAATGAAGCAGCTCTGGATCTGAAGGTAAgaaaactaaatgaaaataaaatacatttaaatcatCAGATAATATAACCAACTGTAATACAGAACATCTACAATAAatgctttgtttttaataaaaaatgaatattttcagGAGGAGATGAAGATTAAACTGAAACCCTTACAGGAGAAGCTGGTCATCTTCAAAGACGTTAAACTGAAATATGATCAGAGTGCAGAGGAAATTAAGGTACGAGGAATCAATTATATCCTTTTCCATGCTTGCACATGAGAGCAGAATGAGATCAGGGAATAACACACCCAGATAGTCATGTGAAAATCAGAATTGAAGAACAGTGGGACCAGCAGGGCGCACCATGATGCAGATGAGACTCAAAGAGACTGTACTGGGTTCTTgtgtctcttgttttttttcttattcatcCCAAAACCCCATACAGTTAGTCTGAGTGGACTTTGACTGGACCTACATTTGACACcacacactttgaccctttctgcagACTAAAAACAGGAAGCAGGATCTAGAGTAACTCAGAAATAGACAGATTAGACTCGGGCggctgggactgagtggttaAGGTAGATATCTGTGGACATGTCGAGTGTCCCGGTGTCTAGGACAGTCTAGGTGAGATGATCGTTATAGTACTTGTGGGTTTTAACTGTTATGGGATACTTGGCTAAAAAGATGTGTCTTTACCCTGGACCTAAATTTTGACACTGTATCTGAGTTCCCAACATTAGCAGGAAGTCTGTTCCAAAGCAGGGACGTTCTGTAGAAGAAAGCTCATCCACCTGCTGAAAATTTGTTCATTCTCGGTACCAGTAAGAGTCTTGTAGTCGTAATTCTCATGTAAAGAAGTACACAGTTAAATGCAAATCATGACAACACATTAATCTATTTCTAGATccagacccaacacacagagaggaggattaaggaggagtttcagaagcttcaccagtttctacgagatgaagaagcagccaggatagcagcactgagggaggaagagcagcagaagtgtcagatgatgaaggagaagatggagaagatgtgtagagagatatcatctctttcagacacaatcagagccgtagaagaggagatgggagctgaagacgtctcattcctgcaggtaccaagactgttcttgctctaccaggatttttatagattttattaataataactggcatATTCCTGTTTCTCAGAACTACAGAACCACCATTACAAGGTAACTGACAGGCTTCTCTATCATCTCTGTGGTTCTGAacccaaacccacagcagctctgactcctgaatgttattccagaacccagtgcagactggagcatccagagaggctttcaggagccctgatccatgtggagaaacacctggagatcctgaagttcacagtctgggagaagatgcaggagattattcaCTATAgtgagtctctcacacacacatacatgtaataataattagaataatgAATTTGTGATGATAGCatagaaactgcagcaaagtttACAGTCTGAGAAAGATGCTGGAGATTGTTTACTATAGTGAGTTATCATAAACAGAAACATGTATTAATAAAgaacaatatttgtgtttattcagtCATATCAATCCTaacttctgaatataaaatatcagacctgcatcttctctaccaaacctcatgtgtgtgtttttctctcttcagctcCTGTGACTCTGAACCCCATCACTGCTCACCCACAACTCgtcctgtctgaagatctgaccagTGTGAGATACAGTGATGAGATACAGAAGCTTCCTGAAAATCCAGAGAGATTTGATCTGTATGTAGCTGTTCTGGGATCTGAGGGCTTCAACTCAGGGACTCACTGCTGGGATGTTGATGTCGGGGGAAATACAGACTGGAGACTGGGTGTCATGACAGAATCTGCAGGGAGGAAGGGAGCAGTTTGCAGCAGGAGTGGAACATGGTGGATGAGTTATATTGCTGGTAAATATTATGAACGTTCTACACCGAAACCATATACTCTCCTCAGCGTTAACAGGAAActgcagaagatcagagtgaCGCTGGACTGGGACGGAGGACAGTTGACGTTCTCTGACgctgttaataacacacatctactcactcacacacacactttcactgagagAGTCTTTCCTTACTTTAATACTTACTGTAAACTCTCTCCTCTGAGGATCTTACCAGTGAAGGTTCGTGTATCAGTAGAACATCAGAGATGAAGATGATGCTGCATCAGTTTCTGGGttttaaacatcacagaaaTGAGTCACAGAGTCTGATGCTTGTTTGTCTCGTTTTTTTCTCTCAATTAATCCAGTCCAGTTTTTCACTTTACAAGTTCATGTAattaatgtgtttgtttttttttatcgttgCCACTGATCATTAAGAGTGATGGGCTTGTAACATGAGATATTCTGCCACGGCCacgatgtttctgcagcttttgtcttGCTGAGAGGCCCATTACCTTTGATCTCTATATCTTTGTCCAACGGCCTTCCaccgagcaagaggtgtgacatgcatttacatttacatttacagcatttatcagacacccttatccagagcgacttacaatcagtagttacagggacagtctccccggagcaacttagggttaagtgtcttgctcagggacacaatggtagtaagtgggattcgaacctgggtcttctggttcataggcgagtgtgttacccactaggctactaccacccaacatgCCAGCCACTTGTTTTGAGATTCCCCGCTCTGCCtcttgtctgccccagacgggagacaaCGGGgcgtgacagggcagaaacaacaaattctgattggtctgtggcaatttcctgggagtcaaatgcatAAAAGAATGTTTTCTTGTGGTCTTGGGGCTTCCGTTTCCTCCAGTTCCTGAGCCTTTTCttgtttctctgtttctcctggctttttctctctctttctctatcttttctcctttcttttatttttggttttctctgtaacattggtaccttttttatatacaatatttacatgtaactgcaataataatctactggtgttaatgaATTAGAagctgttcatccttttaacctctattgtgccatgcctctttctgcaaggtaacatcagatgtggatctgtgaccgtaagtcttttTTATCAGAATTTTACTGCAGAGTGAGTAATAGAATATCCATgctttaatttgaataaaaaggtataaaatgaacatggactAAAGACTGTaacacttacaatgtggcatttagatatggctggcacaatagatgaactcacaaaccaaactgtaaccaatAATAAGCAGGATTTGTGAAATTTGAACATCAAAATTGAACATTTGAACATCAAAACATCAAaaattacattgaacatcaaaaaccatgtcccacggtaaattatttgataataactgatcaggaaTTGGAAATTGCACAGTTAAAGCTAAATCTTTTCagttcatgttcagtatgatcaacatgtttaggatcagaatttacatatatgtgaaactgtttttctctctgaacatcTCAACAGTGCTATAATCTCAAAAAGtaacttttagtgataaaggtgtaattctctaatcacatggcaacaagcgggactttttatttgtatttatttttccagccactgttgttgattagactcagTAAGTCAGTGCAAACTCACAgggttatgaattccctaataaaagTGGAAATTCTCTAAACATATGGCAACAAGCagaactttttatttgtttttatttttgtgccaCTGCTGTTGATTAGACTCAATAAGTagatgcaaatttgcagagttatgaattccctgatatcattttaagcttctcactatatttacatgtctttgtgTTACAATGTCTAATCATTGTTGTCAATTGtgtttctggtttggttttaatgtacaatgtacaCTCTGTATGGAAAACTACAACCTTTCGACTTAATCAGACTCCAAACAATAAGCCCCACCAAGTGTGTAAAGCctttgatcaagttgaatattctctGTATGCTGCtctgtatgtttgtatgtatgctCTGTATCTCcatcaagaaggcaggtttccctgcAAGTGTGATCTCAGGCACCTGAAGATcgtaaagg belongs to Denticeps clupeoides chromosome 9, fDenClu1.1, whole genome shotgun sequence and includes:
- the LOC114796776 gene encoding zinc-binding protein A33-like; translation: MAIAIGVWRLHRCVSESIQTQHTERRIKEEFQKLHQFLRDEEAARIAALREEEQQKCQMMKEKMEKMCREISSLSDTIRAVEEEMGAEDVSFLQNYRTTITRTQCRLEHPERLSGALIHVEKHLEILKFTVWEKMQEIIHYTPVTLNPITAHPQLVLSEDLTSVRYSDEIQKLPENPERFDLYVAVLGSEGFNSGTHCWDVDVGGNTDWRLGVMTESAGRKGAVCSRSGTWWMSYIAGKYYERSTPKPYTLLSVNRKLQKIRVTLDWDGGQLTFSDAVNNTHLLTHTHTFTERVFPYFNTYCKLSPLRILPVKVRVSVEHQR